Proteins encoded within one genomic window of Oncorhynchus tshawytscha isolate Ot180627B linkage group LG02, Otsh_v2.0, whole genome shotgun sequence:
- the LOC112235841 gene encoding extensin-like codes for MQILALLPQPYSPSPTHPALLTQPYSPSPTPQSYSPSPTPPALLPSPTPPPYSTSPTPPALLPQPPPALLHQPYSTSPTPLALLHQPYYPNPTSPTLLPQPYSTSPTPLALLHQPYYPNPTPPALLHQPYSPSPTPPALLHQPYSPSPTPPALLPQPYSPSPTPPALLPQPYYPNPTPPALLHQPYSPSPTPPALLPQPYSTSPTTPTLLPQPYSTSPTPPALLHQPYSTDLFLLPCQLLWSL; via the exons ATGCAGATCTTAGCCCTACTCCCCCAGCCCTACTCCCCCAGCCCTACTCACCCAGCCCTACTCACCCAGCCCTACTCCCCCAGCCCTACTCCCCAGTCCTACTCCCCCAGCCCTACTCCACCAGCCCTACTCCCCAGCCCTACTCCACCA CCCTACTCCACCAGCCCTACTCCCCCAGCCCTACTCCCCCAGCCCCCCCCAGCCCTACTCCACCAGCCCTACTCCACCAGCCCTACTCCCCTAGCCCTACTCCACCAGCCCTACTACCCCAACCCTACTTCCCCAACCCTACTCCCCCAGCCCTACTCCACCAGCCCTACTCCCCTAGCCCTACTCCACCAGCCCTACTACCCCAACCCTACTCCCCCAGCCCTACTCCACCAGCCCTACTCCCCCAGCCCTACTCCACCAGCCCTACTCCACCAGCCCTACTCCCCCAGCCCTACTCCACCAGCCCTACTACCCCAACCCTACTCCCCCAGCCCTACTCCACCAGCCCTACTACCCCAACCCTACTACCCCAACCCTACTCCCCCAGCCCTACTCCACCAGCCCTACTCCCCCAGCCCTACTCCACCAGCCCTACTCCCCCAGCCCTACTCCACCAGCCCTACTACCCCAACCCTACTCCCCCAGCCCTACTCCACCAGCCCTACTCCACCAGCCCTACTCCACCAGCCCTACTCGACAGATCTGTTTCTGCTTCCTTGCCAACTCCTTTGGTCATTATAA